A window of the Pseudomonas fluorescens genome harbors these coding sequences:
- a CDS encoding calcium:proton antiporter, with product MLTILKQESFLLLALIAALVAYPLEHWLLHSGQIVALTAGLVLIAFIVAASMRVAHQAELLAEKVGDPYGTMILTLAAVLVEVVILAIMMSNEASPTLVRDTIYSAVMLDINGILGLAALMGGIKHGEQSYNDDSARSYSVMILTAMGVSMVVPEFIPETNWKIYSAFTIGAMVVLYALFLRMQVGPHSYFFSYSYPDKRRKKQPPEEEPEKVNLPLSIAILVFGVVVIGALAEVMSKTLDLGLEGTGAPPVITAILVAAISAAPEILTALRAALANRMQSVVNIAMGASLSTVILTVPVMEAMALYTGQPFQMAMTPVQTVMIFITLIVSAINLNDGETNAIEGMTHFVLFATFIMLSLLGL from the coding sequence ATGCTCACGATCCTCAAGCAAGAAAGCTTTCTGCTGCTGGCCTTGATCGCCGCCCTCGTGGCGTATCCGCTGGAGCATTGGTTGCTGCACAGCGGCCAGATTGTCGCGCTGACGGCCGGGCTGGTGCTGATCGCATTCATCGTCGCCGCGTCGATGCGTGTCGCCCATCAGGCCGAACTGCTCGCGGAAAAAGTCGGCGACCCTTACGGCACGATGATCCTGACCCTCGCCGCCGTGCTGGTGGAGGTGGTGATCCTGGCGATCATGATGAGTAACGAAGCCTCGCCGACGCTGGTGCGCGACACGATCTATTCGGCGGTAATGCTCGACATCAACGGCATCCTCGGCCTCGCCGCATTGATGGGCGGGATCAAACATGGCGAGCAGTCCTACAACGACGACTCGGCCCGCAGCTACAGCGTGATGATTCTTACCGCGATGGGCGTGTCGATGGTGGTGCCGGAGTTCATTCCCGAGACCAACTGGAAAATCTATTCGGCGTTCACCATCGGCGCGATGGTGGTGCTTTACGCGTTGTTCCTGCGCATGCAGGTCGGCCCGCACAGTTACTTTTTCAGCTACAGCTATCCGGACAAACGACGCAAGAAACAACCGCCGGAGGAGGAGCCGGAAAAGGTCAATCTGCCGCTGTCGATTGCCATTCTCGTGTTCGGTGTGGTGGTGATCGGCGCACTGGCCGAGGTGATGTCCAAGACCCTCGATCTGGGGCTGGAAGGGACGGGTGCACCGCCAGTGATCACGGCGATTCTGGTGGCGGCGATCTCGGCAGCGCCGGAAATTCTGACCGCGTTGCGCGCGGCGTTGGCCAACCGCATGCAGTCGGTGGTCAACATTGCGATGGGCGCTTCGTTATCGACGGTGATTTTGACGGTGCCGGTGATGGAGGCGATGGCGCTCTACACGGGGCAGCCGTTTCAGATGGCGATGACGCCGGTGCAGACGGTGATGATCTTCATCACGCTGATCGTCAGCGCGATCAACCTCAATGACGGGGAAACCAATGCCATTGAGGGCATGACCCACTTTGTGCTGTTTGCGACGTTCATCATGTTGTCGCTGCTCGGCCTCTGA
- a CDS encoding ABC transporter ATP-binding protein — MPNPTSTPRLQLRHISKRYPGCLANDAIDLSIAPGEIHALLGENGAGKSTLMKIIYGVTQADSGEMLWQGQPVSMRNPAQARQLGIGMVFQHFSLFETLSVAQNIALAMGAAAGSPKQHEAKIREVSRRYGMALEPQRLVHSLSIGERQRVEIVRCLMQDIRLLILDEPTSVLTPQEADELFITLRRLAAEGCSILFISHKLGEVRALCHSATVLRGGRVAGHCVPADCTDRQLAQLMVGDAATLIGEFTKVTDGAAFLQVSGLNWHNPDPFGCSLSDIDLQVRSGEIVGIAGVAGNGQDELLALLSGEQTLPRDAAATICFREHAVADQRPDARRKLGLAFVPAERLGHGAVPDMSLADNALLTAFQQGLVSHGLIERGKVEALAQTIIQRFGVKTPDTQTAARSLSGGNLQKFILGREILQQPKLLIAAHPTWGVDVGAAATIHRALIALRDAGAAILVISEDLDELFQISDRLGALCGGRLSALQDTAQTRLSDVGGWMAGQFDTPQSQPATV, encoded by the coding sequence ATGCCAAACCCCACGTCCACACCGCGCCTGCAACTGCGCCACATCAGCAAACGTTATCCAGGTTGTCTCGCCAATGACGCCATCGACCTGAGCATCGCTCCCGGTGAAATCCACGCGCTGCTCGGTGAAAACGGTGCAGGCAAAAGCACCTTGATGAAGATCATCTACGGCGTCACCCAGGCCGATTCGGGCGAGATGCTGTGGCAGGGTCAACCGGTGAGCATGCGCAACCCGGCCCAGGCGCGGCAATTGGGCATCGGCATGGTGTTCCAGCATTTCTCGCTGTTCGAGACCCTGAGCGTGGCGCAGAACATCGCACTGGCGATGGGCGCAGCAGCCGGTTCGCCGAAACAGCATGAGGCGAAAATCCGTGAAGTGTCGCGCCGATATGGCATGGCGCTGGAACCCCAGCGACTTGTCCACAGCCTGTCGATCGGCGAGCGGCAACGGGTCGAGATCGTTCGTTGCCTGATGCAAGACATTCGCCTGCTGATTCTCGATGAGCCGACCTCGGTGCTCACGCCGCAGGAAGCCGACGAGTTGTTCATCACCCTGCGCCGGCTCGCGGCCGAAGGCTGCAGCATTCTGTTCATCAGCCACAAACTCGGCGAGGTGCGCGCCTTGTGCCACAGCGCCACGGTGTTGCGCGGTGGTCGGGTGGCCGGGCATTGCGTACCGGCCGACTGCACCGACCGGCAACTGGCGCAATTGATGGTGGGCGACGCCGCGACCTTGATCGGCGAGTTCACGAAGGTCACCGATGGCGCGGCGTTTTTGCAGGTCAGCGGATTGAACTGGCACAACCCCGACCCGTTCGGCTGCTCCCTGAGCGACATCGATCTGCAGGTGCGCAGCGGTGAAATCGTCGGCATCGCCGGCGTGGCGGGCAACGGTCAGGACGAGTTACTGGCCTTGCTCAGCGGCGAACAGACACTGCCCCGCGATGCAGCCGCAACCATCTGTTTCCGAGAACACGCCGTCGCCGATCAGCGCCCGGATGCGCGACGCAAACTCGGCCTGGCGTTCGTCCCCGCCGAACGCCTCGGGCATGGCGCGGTGCCGGACATGAGTCTGGCGGACAACGCCCTGCTCACCGCCTTTCAACAAGGCCTGGTCAGCCACGGCTTGATCGAGCGCGGCAAGGTCGAAGCCCTTGCCCAAACGATCATCCAGCGCTTCGGTGTGAAAACCCCGGACACCCAGACCGCCGCTCGCAGCCTTTCCGGCGGCAACCTGCAGAAATTCATCCTCGGCCGGGAAATTCTCCAGCAACCGAAACTGCTGATCGCCGCACACCCGACCTGGGGCGTGGATGTCGGCGCGGCGGCCACCATCCACCGGGCGCTGATTGCCCTGCGCGATGCCGGGGCGGCGATTCTGGTGATCTCCGAAGACCTCGACGAACTGTTCCAGATCAGCGACCGCCTCGGCGCGCTGTGCGGCGGGCGCCTGTCGGCGTTGCAGGACACGGCGCAAACCCGCCTCAGCGATGTCGGCGGCTGGATGGCCGGCCAGTTCGACACCCCTCAATCACAACCGGCCACGGTTTAA
- a CDS encoding MerR family DNA-binding transcriptional regulator — protein MRIGELAQACDVSRDTLRFYEERGLIAAQRSANGYRDYPPEMAQLVLYIKTAQRLGFTLGEIGSSVGALWQSPNPDTAVTQLLQDKLKLIETRMAELGELRHELQQRLGQRCPLNP, from the coding sequence ATGCGCATCGGTGAGTTGGCCCAGGCCTGTGATGTCAGCCGTGACACGCTGCGTTTCTACGAGGAACGCGGACTGATCGCGGCGCAACGCAGCGCCAACGGTTATCGCGACTATCCGCCGGAGATGGCGCAACTGGTGCTCTACATCAAGACTGCACAGCGTCTGGGGTTTACCCTCGGCGAGATCGGCAGCAGCGTGGGCGCGTTGTGGCAATCGCCAAACCCCGACACGGCCGTCACGCAACTGCTGCAAGACAAACTCAAACTGATCGAAACCCGCATGGCCGAGCTCGGCGAGCTGCGCCACGAATTGCAGCAACGGCTCGGTCAACGCTGTCCATTGAACCCGTGA
- a CDS encoding 8-oxoguanine deaminase, with protein sequence MPATRIWLKNPLAIFTANGLDARGGLVLQDGVITEVLGAGQQPSAPCNEVFDAREHVILPGLINTHHHFYQTLTRAWAPVVNQPLFPWLKTLYPVWARLTPEKLALATKVALAELLLSGCTTAADHHYLFPDGLENAIDVQVETVRELGMRAMLTRGSMSLGEKDGGLPPQQTVQEGQVILDDSQRLIHEYHERGDGAQIQIALAPCSPFSVTPEIMSASAELANKLDVRLHTHLAETLDEEDFCLQRFGLRTVDYLDSVGWLGPRTWLAHGIHFNPDEIARLGAAGTGICHCPSSNMRLASGICPSIDLTDAGALFGIGVDGSASNDASNMILEARQALYIQRLRYGAEKITPERVLGWATKGSASLLGRTDIGELAVGKQADLALFKLDELRFSGSHDPISALLLCGADRADRVMVDGKWRVVDGQVEGLDLKGLIADHSQAARQLIAGT encoded by the coding sequence ATGCCTGCGACCCGTATCTGGTTAAAAAATCCCCTCGCCATTTTCACGGCCAACGGTCTCGATGCCCGTGGCGGCCTGGTGCTGCAAGACGGTGTGATCACCGAAGTGCTCGGCGCCGGCCAGCAACCTTCCGCCCCATGCAATGAAGTGTTCGATGCCCGCGAACACGTGATCCTGCCGGGCCTGATCAACACCCACCACCACTTCTATCAGACCCTGACCCGCGCCTGGGCTCCGGTGGTCAATCAGCCGTTGTTCCCGTGGCTGAAAACCCTGTACCCGGTCTGGGCGCGCCTGACACCTGAAAAACTCGCCCTCGCCACCAAAGTCGCGCTGGCCGAGTTGCTGCTGTCCGGCTGCACCACCGCCGCCGACCACCATTACCTGTTCCCGGATGGCCTGGAAAACGCAATCGACGTGCAAGTCGAAACCGTGCGTGAACTGGGCATGCGCGCCATGCTCACCCGTGGTTCGATGAGCCTCGGCGAGAAGGACGGCGGCCTGCCTCCGCAACAGACCGTGCAGGAAGGTCAGGTGATTCTCGACGACAGTCAACGGCTGATTCACGAGTACCACGAACGTGGCGACGGCGCGCAGATCCAGATCGCTCTGGCACCGTGCTCGCCGTTCTCGGTAACTCCGGAAATCATGTCCGCCAGCGCCGAACTGGCGAACAAACTCGATGTGCGTCTGCACACTCACCTCGCCGAAACCCTCGACGAAGAAGATTTCTGCCTGCAACGTTTCGGTCTGCGCACCGTGGATTATCTGGACAGCGTCGGCTGGCTCGGCCCGCGTACCTGGCTGGCCCACGGCATCCATTTCAACCCCGACGAAATCGCCCGCCTCGGCGCGGCCGGCACCGGCATCTGCCACTGCCCGAGCTCGAACATGCGTCTGGCGTCGGGCATCTGCCCTAGTATCGATCTGACCGATGCCGGCGCGTTGTTCGGTATCGGTGTGGATGGTTCGGCGTCCAACGATGCGTCGAACATGATCCTCGAAGCGCGTCAGGCCCTGTATATCCAGCGCCTGCGTTATGGCGCCGAGAAGATCACCCCGGAACGCGTGCTGGGCTGGGCGACCAAGGGTTCGGCGAGTCTGTTGGGCCGCACCGACATCGGTGAACTGGCGGTGGGCAAGCAGGCGGATCTGGCGTTGTTCAAGCTCGATGAGCTGCGCTTCTCCGGCAGCCATGACCCGATCTCGGCGTTGCTGTTGTGCGGCGCGGATCGCGCAGATCGCGTGATGGTCGACGGCAAGTGGCGTGTGGTTGACGGGCAGGTTGAAGGGCTGGATCTCAAAGGCCTGATTGCCGATCACAGCCAGGCGGCTCGGCAGTTGATTGCCGGCACCTGA
- a CDS encoding ABC transporter permease, translated as MDIDLLSNIFYAMVRCGTPLLLVALGELICEKSGVLNLGQEGMMLFGAVIGFIVAFNSGNLWLGVLLAMLAGMLLSSLFALVALVFNANQVATGLALTIFGVGLSTFVGAAWVGKPLAGFEPMAIPYLSEIPLIGRMLFAQDLLVYLSFALFALVAWVIVKSRVGLIIQAVGENPHAASAMGLPVLTVRTLAVLFGGAMAGLAGAYLSLAYTPMWAENMTAGRGWIALALVVFASWRVWRLLLGAYLFGLASILHLVAQGLGLAIPSSLLAMLPYVATILVLVLLSRDALRTRLYAPVSLGQPWQAGH; from the coding sequence ATGGATATCGATCTGCTGAGCAATATTTTCTACGCCATGGTGCGCTGCGGTACGCCACTGCTCTTGGTGGCGCTGGGTGAATTGATCTGCGAGAAGAGCGGCGTACTCAACCTCGGCCAGGAAGGGATGATGCTGTTTGGCGCGGTGATCGGTTTCATCGTCGCGTTCAACAGCGGCAACCTGTGGTTGGGCGTTTTGTTGGCGATGCTCGCCGGGATGCTGTTGTCGTCGCTGTTTGCACTGGTGGCGCTGGTGTTCAACGCCAATCAAGTGGCTACCGGGCTGGCGCTGACGATTTTTGGCGTGGGCCTGTCGACCTTTGTCGGCGCAGCGTGGGTCGGCAAACCGCTGGCGGGTTTCGAGCCGATGGCAATTCCATACTTGAGCGAAATACCGCTGATCGGCCGCATGCTGTTTGCCCAGGATCTGCTGGTGTACCTGTCGTTTGCGCTGTTTGCGCTGGTGGCGTGGGTGATCGTCAAAAGTCGTGTCGGGCTGATCATTCAAGCCGTCGGCGAGAACCCTCATGCGGCCAGTGCCATGGGCTTGCCGGTGCTGACCGTGCGTACGCTGGCCGTATTGTTCGGCGGCGCGATGGCCGGACTGGCCGGGGCTTATCTTTCGTTGGCGTACACGCCGATGTGGGCCGAGAACATGACCGCCGGACGCGGCTGGATTGCCCTCGCGCTGGTAGTGTTCGCCAGTTGGCGGGTGTGGCGGTTGTTGCTCGGCGCTTATCTGTTCGGCCTCGCCAGCATCCTGCACCTGGTGGCGCAGGGGTTGGGGCTGGCGATTCCTTCGAGTCTGCTGGCGATGTTGCCGTACGTCGCGACGATTCTGGTGCTGGTGTTGTTGTCGCGGGATGCGCTGCGTACGCGGTTGTATGCGCCGGTGTCACTGGGACAACCGTGGCAGGCCGGACACTGA
- a CDS encoding SDR family oxidoreductase, with protein MSALNPAKHALIIGASRGLGLGLVKTLLADGWQVTATVRNPANADALKALGNVQVEKLDMDDQQAVIALSQQLKGETFDLLFVNAGVKGPDVQTPGGATLAEVGQLFFTNAVAPINLAQRFVGQIRDGSGVLAFMSSVLGSVTMPDAPELALYKASKAALNSMTNSFVTQLGEQKLTVLSLHPGWVKTDMGGEGADIDVETSTRGLVDQVDAFAGKGGHHFVNYKGETIPW; from the coding sequence ATGTCCGCACTTAATCCTGCCAAGCACGCATTGATCATCGGCGCCTCCCGGGGCCTGGGCCTGGGTCTGGTAAAAACCCTGCTGGCCGACGGCTGGCAAGTCACCGCCACGGTGCGCAACCCTGCGAACGCCGATGCGCTGAAAGCACTGGGCAACGTGCAAGTCGAAAAGCTCGACATGGATGACCAGCAAGCGGTGATCGCCCTGAGCCAGCAGCTCAAAGGCGAGACCTTCGACCTGTTGTTCGTCAACGCCGGGGTCAAGGGTCCTGACGTGCAAACCCCTGGCGGCGCGACGCTGGCGGAAGTCGGCCAACTGTTCTTCACTAACGCCGTGGCGCCGATCAATCTGGCCCAGCGTTTCGTCGGGCAGATCCGCGACGGCAGCGGCGTGCTGGCGTTCATGAGTTCGGTGCTCGGCAGCGTGACCATGCCCGACGCGCCGGAACTGGCGCTGTACAAGGCCAGCAAAGCGGCGCTGAATTCGATGACCAACAGCTTCGTCACTCAGTTGGGCGAGCAGAAACTCACGGTGCTGTCGCTGCATCCGGGCTGGGTGAAAACCGACATGGGCGGCGAAGGTGCCGACATCGACGTGGAGACCAGCACCCGTGGCCTGGTGGATCAAGTTGACGCGTTTGCCGGCAAGGGCGGCCATCACTTCGTGAACTACAAGGGTGAAACCATTCCCTGGTGA
- a CDS encoding aspartate aminotransferase family protein gives MNMPENASSPLASQLKLDAHWMPYTANRNFQRDPRLIVGAEGSWLIDDKGRKVYDSLSGLWTCGAGHTRKEIQEAVAKQLGTLDYSPGFQYGHPLSFQLAEKITDLTPGNLNHVFFTDSGSECADTAVKMVRAYWRLKGQSTKTKMIGRARGYHGVNIAGTSLGGVNGNRKLFGQAMMDVDHLPHTLLASNAFSRGMPEQGGIALADELLKLIELHDASNIAAVFVEPLAGSAGVLVPPQGYLKRLREICDQHNILLVFDEVITGFGRTGTMFGATTFGVTPDLMCIAKQVTNGAIPMGAVIASSEIYQTFMNQPTPEYAVEFPHGYTYSAHPVACAAGLAALDLLQKENLVQSVAEVAPHFENALHGLKGAKNVIDIRNYGLAGAIQIAGRDGDAIVRPFEAGMALWKAGFYVRFGGDTLQFGPTFNSKPQDLDRLFDAVGEVLNKLD, from the coding sequence ATGAACATGCCTGAAAACGCGTCGTCGCCACTGGCCAGCCAACTGAAGCTGGACGCGCACTGGATGCCGTACACCGCCAATCGCAACTTCCAGCGCGACCCGCGCCTGATCGTCGGCGCCGAAGGCAGCTGGCTGATCGACGACAAGGGCCGCAAGGTGTACGACTCGCTGTCCGGTCTGTGGACCTGCGGCGCCGGGCATACCCGCAAGGAAATCCAGGAAGCGGTGGCCAAGCAGTTGGGCACTCTCGATTACTCGCCGGGCTTCCAGTACGGCCACCCGCTGTCGTTCCAACTGGCGGAGAAAATCACCGACCTGACACCGGGCAACCTGAATCACGTGTTCTTCACCGACTCGGGTTCCGAGTGCGCCGATACCGCGGTGAAAATGGTCCGCGCCTACTGGCGCCTGAAAGGTCAGTCGACCAAGACCAAAATGATCGGCCGCGCCCGTGGCTATCACGGTGTGAACATCGCCGGCACCAGCCTCGGCGGCGTCAACGGCAACCGCAAACTGTTCGGTCAGGCGATGATGGATGTCGACCATCTGCCGCACACCCTGCTGGCGAGCAATGCGTTCTCCCGTGGCATGCCGGAGCAGGGCGGTATCGCACTGGCCGATGAGCTGCTGAAGCTGATCGAGCTGCACGATGCGTCGAACATCGCTGCGGTGTTCGTTGAGCCTCTGGCCGGTTCCGCTGGCGTACTGGTTCCGCCACAGGGTTATCTGAAGCGTCTGCGCGAAATCTGCGATCAGCACAACATCCTGCTGGTGTTCGACGAAGTGATCACCGGCTTCGGCCGTACCGGCACCATGTTCGGCGCCACCACCTTCGGCGTGACCCCGGACCTGATGTGCATCGCCAAGCAAGTCACCAACGGCGCGATTCCGATGGGCGCGGTGATTGCCAGCTCCGAGATCTACCAGACCTTCATGAACCAGCCGACCCCGGAATACGCCGTGGAATTCCCGCACGGCTACACCTACTCGGCGCACCCGGTGGCGTGCGCCGCTGGCTTGGCGGCACTCGATTTGCTGCAAAAGGAAAACCTGGTGCAGAGCGTGGCCGAAGTCGCACCGCATTTCGAAAATGCACTGCATGGCCTGAAAGGCGCGAAGAACGTCATCGACATTCGTAACTACGGTCTGGCCGGTGCGATCCAGATCGCGGGCCGTGACGGCGACGCCATCGTGCGTCCGTTCGAAGCCGGTATGGCGTTGTGGAAAGCCGGGTTCTACGTGCGCTTCGGCGGCGACACCCTGCAGTTCGGCCCAACCTTCAACAGCAAGCCGCAAGACCTTGATCGTCTGTTCGACGCGGTCGGCGAAGTGCTGAACAAGCTCGACTGA
- a CDS encoding ABC transporter permease, with amino-acid sequence MLLSLEPRGRQSRLMLWCSPVLAAALTLVCGSLLFVALGHDPLKTLHTLLIAPVSDLYGVSELLVKTLPILLCALGLAVAYQARIWNIGAEGQLLLGALAGSALAVNIIDMQSRWALVLILLTGTLAGAAWAGLTAWLRTRFNANEILTSIMLNYIALNLLLFCVHGPLKDPAGFNFPESAMFSDASRLPLLMEDGRAHIGVYFALLALVAVWVLLQKSFVGFQIKVLGLDKRAAGFVGFREKRLIWLALLISGGLAGLAGVCEVTGPIGQLVPQVSPGYGYAAITVAFLGRLNPIGILFSSLLMALLYIGGESAQMTLNLPQAITQLFQGMMLFFLLACDVLILYRPRLNLRWVRRTSTTAVTAGAL; translated from the coding sequence ATGTTGCTTTCTCTCGAACCCCGTGGCCGGCAGTCGCGCCTGATGCTGTGGTGCTCGCCGGTACTGGCGGCGGCGCTGACGCTGGTCTGCGGATCGTTGCTGTTCGTCGCCCTTGGCCACGATCCACTGAAGACTTTGCATACGTTGCTGATCGCCCCGGTCAGCGACCTGTACGGCGTCTCCGAGCTGCTGGTCAAAACTCTGCCGATCCTGCTGTGTGCGCTTGGCCTTGCAGTGGCCTATCAGGCGCGGATCTGGAACATCGGCGCCGAAGGCCAGTTGCTGCTCGGTGCGTTGGCCGGCAGTGCGCTGGCGGTGAACATCATCGATATGCAAAGCCGCTGGGCACTGGTGCTGATCCTGCTCACCGGCACCCTCGCCGGCGCCGCGTGGGCCGGGCTCACCGCCTGGTTGCGCACACGCTTCAACGCCAACGAAATCCTCACCAGCATCATGCTCAATTACATCGCGCTGAACCTGTTGCTCTTCTGCGTGCACGGGCCGCTGAAGGATCCGGCCGGATTCAACTTTCCCGAGTCGGCGATGTTCAGCGATGCCAGCCGCCTGCCGCTGTTGATGGAGGACGGTCGGGCGCACATCGGCGTGTATTTCGCCTTGCTCGCGCTGGTCGCGGTGTGGGTGTTGTTGCAGAAAAGCTTTGTCGGTTTCCAGATCAAAGTGCTGGGCCTGGACAAACGTGCAGCAGGATTCGTCGGGTTTCGCGAAAAGCGGCTGATCTGGCTCGCACTGCTGATCAGCGGTGGATTGGCGGGGCTCGCCGGCGTCTGCGAAGTCACCGGACCGATCGGCCAACTGGTGCCGCAGGTCTCGCCGGGTTACGGCTATGCAGCGATCACTGTGGCGTTTCTCGGGCGACTCAATCCGATCGGGATTCTGTTTTCCAGCCTGTTGATGGCGCTGCTGTACATCGGCGGCGAGAGCGCGCAGATGACGCTGAATCTGCCGCAGGCGATCACCCAGTTGTTCCAGGGAATGATGCTGTTTTTCCTGCTGGCCTGTGACGTGCTGATCCTTTATCGGCCACGCCTGAACCTGCGCTGGGTGCGGCGCACTTCTACCACCGCCGTAACCGCCGGAGCGCTGTGA
- a CDS encoding TetR/AcrR family transcriptional regulator produces MTFEVPAHGGKPASRIRQKNEETIIKAAEDEFARHGYKGTSMNTIATKAGLPKANLHYYFTNKLGLYVAVLSNILELWDSTFNTLTAEDDPAEALTRYIRAKMEFSRRQPQASRIFAMEVISGGECLTEYFNQDYRAWFQGRAGVFQAWIDAGKMDPVDPVHLIFLLWGSTQHYADFATQICRVTGRSKLTKQDMEDAGNNLIRIILKGCGLTSSI; encoded by the coding sequence ATGACCTTTGAAGTCCCCGCTCACGGCGGCAAACCTGCCAGCCGCATTCGTCAGAAGAACGAAGAGACCATCATCAAAGCCGCCGAAGACGAGTTCGCCCGTCACGGGTACAAAGGCACGAGCATGAACACCATCGCCACCAAGGCCGGGCTCCCCAAGGCGAATCTGCATTACTACTTCACCAACAAGCTCGGGTTGTACGTGGCGGTGCTGAGCAACATCCTCGAACTGTGGGACAGCACCTTCAACACCCTGACGGCCGAGGACGATCCGGCCGAAGCGCTGACCCGCTACATCCGAGCAAAAATGGAGTTCTCCCGTCGCCAGCCGCAAGCGTCGCGAATCTTCGCGATGGAAGTGATCAGCGGCGGCGAATGCCTGACCGAATATTTCAACCAGGATTACCGCGCCTGGTTCCAGGGCCGGGCCGGCGTGTTCCAGGCCTGGATCGACGCGGGCAAGATGGACCCGGTCGACCCGGTGCACCTGATCTTCCTGTTGTGGGGCAGCACCCAGCACTACGCCGACTTCGCCACCCAGATCTGCCGCGTGACCGGTCGCAGCAAGTTGACCAAACAGGACATGGAAGACGCCGGCAACAACCTGATCCGCATCATCCTCAAAGGCTGCGGCCTCACTTCTTCTATATAA
- a CDS encoding IMPACT family protein — protein MPFTLSGFCEFREEIRKSRFITFAAPIASPAEAQAFIEQHSDLNASHNCWAWKLGDQYRSNDDGEPGGTAGRPILAAIEAQDCDQVAVLVIRWYGGIQLGTGGLARAYGGGANKCLQAAPKIELISRVPVRCACAFSELALVKLRVADLGGLVVEENFTANGVELQLAVGEAHIELLQNQLADLSRGRILLQR, from the coding sequence ATGCCATTCACCCTCAGCGGCTTTTGCGAATTCCGCGAAGAGATTCGCAAAAGCCGTTTCATCACTTTCGCCGCGCCGATTGCCAGCCCTGCCGAGGCGCAAGCCTTCATCGAGCAGCACAGCGACTTGAACGCTTCGCACAATTGCTGGGCGTGGAAGCTCGGCGATCAATACCGCAGCAACGACGACGGCGAACCCGGCGGCACTGCCGGTCGGCCGATTCTCGCGGCCATCGAAGCGCAGGACTGCGATCAAGTCGCGGTGCTGGTGATCCGCTGGTACGGCGGCATTCAACTGGGCACTGGCGGCCTGGCCCGGGCCTATGGCGGCGGCGCCAACAAATGCCTGCAAGCAGCGCCGAAGATCGAGTTGATCAGTCGCGTGCCCGTGCGTTGCGCCTGCGCCTTCAGTGAGCTGGCGCTGGTGAAACTGAGGGTCGCGGATCTGGGCGGATTGGTGGTCGAAGAAAACTTCACCGCCAATGGTGTCGAGTTGCAACTGGCCGTGGGCGAAGCGCACATCGAGCTGTTGCAGAATCAGTTGGCCGATCTGAGCCGTGGGCGAATTCTGCTGCAGCGTTGA
- a CDS encoding LysR family transcriptional regulator codes for MSSRRSDPLAQVSDFDIRLLRIFRSVVECGGFSAAETVLGIGRSAISQQMSDLEQRLGLRLCQRGRAGFSLTEEGREVYQSALQLLSALESFRTEVNGLHQHLRGELIIGLTDNLVTLPHMRITHALAQLKERGPDVQIQIRMIAPNEVEQGVLDGRLHVGVVPQASALSGLEYQPLYSERSLLYCAVGHPLFYVDDKQLDDERLNSQDAIAPTFRLPADIQAHYQALNCTASASDREGMAFLILTGRYIGYLPDHYASLWVQQGRLRALKASTRFYDLSLASVTRKGRRPHLVLESFLESLAATR; via the coding sequence ATGAGCAGCCGCCGCTCCGATCCACTGGCCCAGGTCAGTGACTTTGACATTCGCCTGCTGCGGATTTTTCGCAGCGTGGTGGAGTGCGGCGGCTTTTCGGCGGCGGAAACCGTGCTCGGCATCGGTCGCTCGGCGATCAGCCAGCAGATGAGCGATCTGGAACAACGCCTCGGTCTGCGTCTGTGCCAACGCGGGCGCGCCGGTTTCTCCCTGACCGAAGAAGGCCGTGAGGTGTATCAGTCGGCGTTGCAACTGCTGAGTGCATTGGAAAGTTTCCGCACCGAGGTCAACGGCCTGCACCAGCACTTGCGCGGCGAATTGATCATCGGCCTGACCGACAACCTCGTCACCCTGCCCCACATGCGCATCACCCACGCGCTCGCGCAATTGAAGGAACGCGGGCCGGACGTGCAGATCCAGATCCGCATGATCGCTCCCAACGAAGTCGAACAAGGCGTGCTCGACGGACGCCTGCACGTCGGCGTGGTGCCGCAGGCCAGCGCGTTGTCTGGACTGGAATATCAGCCGCTGTACAGCGAACGCTCGCTGCTTTATTGCGCGGTCGGCCATCCGCTGTTTTACGTCGACGATAAACAGCTGGATGACGAACGCCTCAACAGTCAGGACGCCATCGCCCCGACCTTCCGTTTGCCGGCGGATATCCAGGCGCACTATCAGGCGCTCAACTGCACCGCCAGCGCTTCCGACCGCGAAGGCATGGCGTTCCTGATTCTGACCGGGCGCTACATCGGTTATCTGCCGGATCATTACGCCAGCCTCTGGGTACAGCAAGGTCGCTTACGCGCGCTCAAGGCCAGCACCCGCTTCTATGATTTGAGCCTGGCCTCGGTCACCCGCAAGGGCCGCCGCCCGCATCTGGTACTGGAAAGCTTTCTCGAAAGCCTGGCCGCCACCCGCTGA